The nucleotide sequence GAAAGAATGAGAAAATTCTGTGGTTATAATGTTGAGGACAGGATCCCTGCGAGATATTCCGGGGCAGAGTTTGTTTTAGTACTAAGGCGGGGAGAAGCAGATAAAGCAGAAAAAATAGCGAAAAATATAGCAGGACTCTCAAAAAGACCTACTGTTATAAAAGGATTCTTAAAGATTGCCGGAATAAAGGATGACAGTGAAAAAATCTGGTTCCATACTAAGGTCGGAATAGGCTATTCCGATGGCGTCTCTGAATTTAAGGATATAGTAAAAAATGCAGGGATAGCTCTTGCCTATGCTAAAGAGGGCAAAGATAAAGCAATAGGGATTTATGAAGATAAGTTAAAAGACAGGCTATTCAAACTAAATGAGATTAAAGCAGCTATTGTAGAAGCGCTGGAAAACGATGGCTTCTATATGATGTATCAGCCTCAGGTAAATCTTCAGAGGATGGAAGTCAGTGGATATGAGGCACTTATCAGGATGAAGAGAGGCGATATATATCCTGGACAGTTCATACCTGTCGCAGAGTCACAGGGCTATATTAAGCAGATAGGAAGAAAGAGTACTGAGCTTGTTATCAGACAGATAGCCGAGTGGAAAAAAGAAGGAAAGGCTCTAAGGCCTGTTTCGATCAATTTTTCAAGTAATCAGCTCAACGACATGAGCTATGTGGATTATCTTCTTGAGCTTTGTCAGCAATATGATGTTGATACATCGCTCGTAGAAATAGAGATCACAGAGAGTCTGCTCTTTAAGCAGGATACCCAGACATCTAAATTTTTTGATAAGCTTAAAGAAGTTGGTATCAAGATGCTCCTTGATGATTTTGGAACGGGATATTCCTCGCTCAGATATCTTACCTATATTCCGGTTGATTACGTGAAGCTTGATAAATCAATTGTAGATGCCTGCCTTAACAGATCTGCTGCTAAATCAGATGTAAATACAAATGCCTTTATCAGCGGCATAATCGATCTGACACATTGCATAGGTAAAAAAATAATCGTTGAAGGTGTAGAGGAAGAATGGCAGACGGATCTTTTGAAGGAATTCGGATGTGATACGATACAGGGATATTATTTCTCTAAACCATTGCTTCCTTCTGATGCTGCAGAATTTGAGATAAAAGAAAATAAATGACCTCATAAAGCACTGTTTACTATGGTAAGCAGTGCTTTAATGTGCTAAAATACTTTAGATACTTTCTATAAGTAAATAATATTTCAGGAGATGGGATCATGAGTGATTACAGACTTAATACAAAATGCGTGCAGGCCGGTTATACTCCAGAAAACGGAGAACCCAGACAGATTCCGATCATACAGTCAACTACATTTAAGTATGATACGAGCGAGGATATGGGTAAACTTTTTGATCTTGAAGCCAGCGGATACTTTTATTCAAGACTTCAGAATCCCACATGCGATATGGTAGCAGCCAAGATTGCAGCACTCGAGGGCGGATCAGCAGCAATGCTTACAGGCTCTGGACAGGCAGCTAATTTCTTCGCTCTTTTCAATATATGTGAATGCGGCGATCATATTGTTGCGTCTTCTTCTATTTATGGAGGTACATTTAATCTTATTGCTGTAACCATGGCAAAGATGGGCATAGAAGCGACCTTTGTTTCACCGGATGCTTCAGAGGAAGAACTCAATGCTGCATTTAAGGACAATACAAAGGCTATGTTCGGAGAGACTATAGCTAATCCGGCACTTACGGTGCTTGATATAGAAAAGTTTGCGCATGCTGCTCATGAGCATGGTGTTCCGCTTATCGTGGACAATACTTTCCCTACACCTGTAAATTGCCGTCCTATAGAATGGGGAGCAGATATAGTTACACATTCTACTACAAAATATATGGATGGACACGGATCATGTGTTGGTGGAGCGATCATTGACTCGGGTAAGTTTGACTGGATGGCACATGCCGATAAATTCCCGGGACTTTGTACACCGGATGAGTCATATCATGGAATTACCTATGCAGAAAAATTTGGACAGGAAGGTGCATTTATCACAAAATGTACTGCCCAGCTCATGAGAGATTTTGGCTGTGTACAGTCTCCGCACGATGCATTTATCTTAAATCTTGGCCTTGAATCACTTCATGTAAGAATGGCAAGACATGTAGAAAATGGTCAGGCAGTAGCTGAATTCCTTGAAAAGAGTGACAAGGTTAAGTATGTAAATTATGCAGGCCTTGAGTCTAATAAATATCACGAAATAGCTAATAAATATATGCCAAATGGCGGATGCGGAGTCGTTTCTTTCGAACTTGCAGGCGGAAGAGCAGCAGCAGAGAAGTTCATGAAGAGTCTTAAGCTTGCAGCAATAGAGACTCATGTGGCAGATGCAAGAACCTGCTGCCTGAATCCGGCAACATCAACTCACAGACAAATGAATGATGAGCAGCTTGAAGAGGCAGGAATACCTGCAGGTCTTATCAGAATGTCATGTGGTCTTGAGGACAAGGCTGATCTTATAGCTGACCTTGAGCAGGCACTTAATGCAATCTGATAAATAAAGCTTTT is from Lachnospiraceae bacterium C1.1 and encodes:
- a CDS encoding O-acetylhomoserine aminocarboxypropyltransferase/cysteine synthase, which encodes MSDYRLNTKCVQAGYTPENGEPRQIPIIQSTTFKYDTSEDMGKLFDLEASGYFYSRLQNPTCDMVAAKIAALEGGSAAMLTGSGQAANFFALFNICECGDHIVASSSIYGGTFNLIAVTMAKMGIEATFVSPDASEEELNAAFKDNTKAMFGETIANPALTVLDIEKFAHAAHEHGVPLIVDNTFPTPVNCRPIEWGADIVTHSTTKYMDGHGSCVGGAIIDSGKFDWMAHADKFPGLCTPDESYHGITYAEKFGQEGAFITKCTAQLMRDFGCVQSPHDAFILNLGLESLHVRMARHVENGQAVAEFLEKSDKVKYVNYAGLESNKYHEIANKYMPNGGCGVVSFELAGGRAAAEKFMKSLKLAAIETHVADARTCCLNPATSTHRQMNDEQLEEAGIPAGLIRMSCGLEDKADLIADLEQALNAI